From the Lathyrus oleraceus cultivar Zhongwan6 chromosome 4, CAAS_Psat_ZW6_1.0, whole genome shotgun sequence genome, one window contains:
- the LOC127136866 gene encoding uncharacterized protein LOC127136866, with protein sequence MNLEKHEKKENKEKTKDTEKKSITLKASSSKSSTNDTRESESSDNDTDSDEDMGLFVRRRQSKFSNQEERKATKSRGLCYNCGKADHYKPDYPLLKKDKGKDKHHKKSSKDRRAYIAWESDIEPLSNGNSSDEEEKLQKAFSTLHNEAKEAFKRLASNKKIFWYLEKKISDSKKELETLKKSMIEATKGKTEDDMGFWFRWA encoded by the exons atgaaccttgagaaacatgaaaAGAAGGAAAATAAGGAGAAAACAAAGGACACCGAAAAGAAGTCTATCACTTTAAAGGCTTCAAGTTCtaagtcatccaccaatgatACGCGTGAGAGCGAATCAAGTGATAATGATACAGATTCGGATGAAGACATGGGGTTGTTTGTAAGGAG aagacaatcaaaattcTCAAATCAAGAAGAAAGGAAGGCAACTAAGTCAAGAGGCTTATGTTACAATTGCGGAAAGGCCGATCACTATAAGCCGGATTATCCATtgttgaagaaagacaaaggaaaagacAAACATCACAAGAAGTCTAGCAAAGAtagaagagcatacattgcaTGGGAGAGCGATATTGAGCCCTTAAGCAATGgtaactcaagtgatgaagaagaaaag TTGCAAAAAgcctttagtactctacacaatgAGGCCAAGGAAGCTTTTAAACGCTTAGCCTCAAATAAGAAGATTTTCTGGTATTTAGAAAAGAAGATTTCTGATTCTaaaaaggaattagaaactcttaagaaatctatgatagaggCTACTAAAGGAAAAACTGAAGATGATATgggattttggtttagatg GGCTTGA